The Triticum urartu cultivar G1812 chromosome 5, Tu2.1, whole genome shotgun sequence genome contains the following window.
TCGGATGACCGAGATCGAGTAACTGACCACCTAGAGACGGGCAGGGCCGCTGACACCGGCGAGGGTGAGGGCCAGGTTTGGCTCAGCAGACCGCTCGACCAAAATGAGGTGACTTACGCATTGTCTTCACGTGGGTGGCCTCGGCTCTTGCACCAGCGCGGGATGGTTCGGGCTAGAAGGCGGAGGGAAGAGCGGCGGGGCCGCCGGTGATGGCGGTGAGGGCGAGCGCGAGGATTGGCGCAAGGGACCCCTCGACCTCGATAAGACGATAACACGGCTTATGCCATTGCCTTCACGTGGGTGGCCTGGGCTCCTGCACCGGCGCTACGGTTTGGGCTAAACGGCGGAGGGAAGAGGGGCGGGGTCGACGGCGATGGCGAGGGCGAGGATTGGATCGAGGGACTCCTCGGTGTGGGCTCCTTCATCGGCACGGCAGTTCGGGCTGGACGGCCGAGGGATTTTTCTCGGTAGACAGATGGGATCGGGAGATGGGGTGAGGGACGTGGGTGCCTGATCGTGGTTGTTTTTTGTACGTgggtttctttttctttttatcgTGGGGGAAGTGGGAATCGTTTTATCGTGCGGGGTAAGTGAGAATTGTACGAGGGATGTGGGAGGTCGAACCATCACGACTCGATTCTCCTTTAATAGTAGAGATTATAATTAGCTAAAACAGGCAATGAACAAAAAAACAGTTCTATAAAATGCCGATACGCGCACGCTGAACAGTGTATAGATACTACAAAATACTAAACAAGAACGATCAGAGTCAAGGACCAAAGTTACCACCAGACGGATTCATAGCGGCGGCCTCATAACACGATGAAAACATGAAAGTGGAAGAACCAGCGAAATAAACTCACCAAATAACAAGCGCATCAAAGCAGGATAATTAACACTCACTCGGTCCGGGTTTATTGAGCCCCCTGTACTATAGTGTCAAACTTTGAGCATAAATAGTTAAGTAATAAAATATAAACTAGTTTAAGTCACAAAATCATATGGTGGGAATACTCTTCGAAGAAGCAAGCATACCAAAACAGTTCACTACCACAAAGAATGGCGGGTGTGGTCTGCTAGGGGCAAGGCGGGCGCGCATTCTCCACTCGAGATAAAGGTAGAAGGAGAAACAACGGAGAAATCCTCAAGATGAAGTTTTACTAGTTGGCTCAAGTGCAGAGGTAAAAAATAACTAAAAACATATGCTAGAATTTAAGCAGATAGCATGACCAACAATTTTAATTTCTAAATTTTACCAAAGAAACAATATTTCATAAAGAAAGATGCACAGCATGCATGATGTTTTCATTTATTCTTCCAGCCATCAATTGCCTATTTCAACCATGGGGATAAAAGGTAAGCAAATATTTTCATTCACATCTGAGAAGAAAAAACATGGAAGGATCCATCCAATAACAGTGAAACATAGATAAGTTTTCCTCAGAGCACACAGTGGATTCTATTGTCCTCCAAGCTGTAACATTCAGACTTGTGCTTGATGATCTGGAAACCATTGACATTGCGCACCACCTCCACGCCGGTCAAGACAGTAAGCTCATTGACTGCACCATGAAGTGGTCTGCACGAGGTGTGCCTCAAGAGATTTCGAAAGCTGGTGGCGATGCAGAACTTGCCTGAGCCCATGTTTAGCAGGTGCCTCTGCCGCGGCAACCACTCATCGGGCAGGACGCTGAGATAGTTCCAGGAGTGCCGCACCACCGGTCGCCTGGAGGAATCGAAGTCAAAAGCACGCAGGCAATGGTTGGGGTTGCCAATGACATCGTCGAGGCCAAACCAGAGGTCAAACTCAGGGACATACTCCGCCGCACCGTGGATGGGCAGCACCCAGCTGCCAGCCTGCCTCCACTCGCGCGTTGCCGTGTCAAAGAAGGCGCAGGCTCCAGCATCCACAGATGAGACACATATTGTGGCGGCATCCAACACAGCGGCTGCAGAGGGAGGACAAACTTTGCTGTTGCTGCCAGGCAGGCACGGCCGAAACAGTGGCGGGCAGGGTAGAGGTCGCCAGTACCAAGACGAGTTGTTCAGATCAGTTGTCCTGGTATAGTTCAAGACCTCGAACAAGGCATTGTCCTCTCCTTTTCCTATGACATAGAGCTTGTGGTTGTCCTGGCCATAGCTCCGCCGAGTGATGGACAGGGCGATTGAGTCACTCTGCTTACAGAAGTTGGCTTGTGGCATGCCAAAGACGAAGTCCGTGCTAGTGTCGTACATCATCGTGTGGACGTTAGGGCTGACAAACATGACAGAGCCCTCCCCCTGCCCTCTCAGCAGGGAGAAGAAATGCCTGGTAGTTAAGTCGGCCATGTTAGGCAGTGATGAGAAGTTGATGTTCGTCTTGGGCAGACTCTGCTTGGGGCTCCCTTTCAACATGGTGGATAACCATCCCTTCTTATTCACTTCTGCCTTTTCGGCAGCTTCTGTTGAAGGGTAGAAGAGATACTCCATGAGGTTGATCCGGCGCAGGGAATAAACTCCCTTGGGGTAATTGTGTACTATCATATTCGCAAACTGACGATTCATCATCCTCGAGAATTTAACACACCCAATAGTTGAATATCGTGGCTATCAAAAGGAAAAAGTTAGTACAGTAGCATTAACACTTGTCGAAAACTAAAATATCATGATTACTCTAAATAGAAAGATCAAAGGGTCTGTCTAGTTACTGCAAATCTAAGTGACTCAATCAACATAAAAAGcaaaagcaaaagaaaaaggaaaatacCTGCATGAATCTCCGAGTAAAATCAATGACATAGGACTTACACTTTGATGTGCAATACTTAGGGCACATCTAGACGTGCTCTAGCAAAACCGAAGATCAAGGGTGTGTTTGGTTGAAGAATGTGAGCGCTACATATAAACTTTGTCAAATTATATTTCCATCTAGTATCATATTTTATCTTTTGTAGCTAACTAACATTTTCGTGCTACTTCTCTCTTCCAGAACAAAGATAAAAGGGGGAAATATATCAATGTGCCTATTGCTAACATTGATTAGATGGAGTTCATATTTCAGGATAAGCATGCTACCGGAGAGTTCACGGTCCTTCAAACACCCTATGACCGTGTTCATGCATGTGACAAGGATTTTATTGGTGATACCGAGAAGAAAATATGAGTGATGTTAAGGTTGATCCTGCAACACATTATGATTCAGATTGTGTTCCTGACGACACCACTAATGAATGCTCGTCTTCGAAGCGTCCTAGAGG
Protein-coding sequences here:
- the LOC125509766 gene encoding uncharacterized protein LOC125509766 — translated: MMNRQFANMIVHNYPKGVYSLRRINLMEYLFYPSTEAAEKAEVNKKGWLSTMLKGSPKQSLPKTNINFSSLPNMADLTTRHFFSLLRGQGEGSVMFVSPNVHTMMYDTSTDFVFGMPQANFCKQSDSIALSITRRSYGQDNHKLYVIGKGEDNALFEVLNYTRTTDLNNSSWYWRPLPCPPLFRPCLPGSNSKVCPPSAAAVLDAATICVSSVDAGACAFFDTATREWRQAGSWVLPIHGAAEYVPEFDLWFGLDDVIGNPNHCLRAFDFDSSRRPVVRHSWNYLSVLPDEWLPRQRHLLNMGSGKFCIATSFRNLLRHTSCRPLHGAVNELTVLTGVEVVRNVNGFQIIKHKSECYSLEDNRIHCVL